In one Sphingobium sp. MI1205 genomic region, the following are encoded:
- a CDS encoding sterol desaturase family protein, with product MTGATMASKSTSAMKDKIFNYMPPAMVAAVLFFWALGPKILLDHPLTLVGMSALITISVLLLELVHERHAGWRMNRQEFFTDLFYAVLSATVIAWVSRKIGEEPLAAVKASLGITTKWAMHMPWLAQVGLVVLLIEFGQYWMHRLMHNVTPFWLTHAPHHHLTQLNAAKGAVGNPIELVLISLSIVALFDLQTTAVFAAINVLGVISTFAHANVRSDPPIFYSFFFTTIRHHSLHHSTDYESTRCNYGNSLILLDRIFGTYHEGEAELVGQDERRRLSIWEQTIFPFEPLIARYKAYKGPAETSGDSSTPAKAVVERPMSEAIESPIAA from the coding sequence ATGACCGGCGCGACCATGGCAAGCAAATCGACAAGTGCGATGAAGGATAAAATCTTCAACTACATGCCGCCCGCGATGGTCGCAGCGGTCCTGTTTTTCTGGGCCTTGGGTCCCAAAATCCTGCTGGACCATCCGTTGACCCTGGTCGGCATGTCCGCGCTCATCACGATCAGCGTGCTGCTGCTTGAGCTAGTTCATGAACGCCATGCCGGGTGGCGCATGAACCGACAGGAATTTTTCACCGACCTCTTCTACGCGGTTCTCAGCGCCACCGTCATCGCATGGGTGTCGCGCAAGATCGGTGAAGAACCGCTGGCAGCGGTCAAGGCATCGCTCGGCATCACCACAAAATGGGCCATGCACATGCCTTGGCTGGCGCAAGTTGGGCTCGTCGTACTTCTGATCGAATTCGGGCAATATTGGATGCACCGGCTGATGCACAATGTGACGCCCTTCTGGCTGACCCACGCCCCGCATCACCACCTGACGCAACTGAATGCAGCGAAAGGCGCGGTCGGGAATCCGATCGAGCTGGTGCTGATCAGCCTCAGCATCGTCGCGCTGTTCGATCTTCAAACAACTGCTGTGTTTGCGGCCATCAATGTCCTTGGCGTCATTTCGACCTTTGCTCACGCCAATGTGCGGTCCGATCCGCCGATCTTCTATTCCTTCTTCTTCACGACGATCCGGCACCACAGCCTGCATCATTCGACCGATTATGAAAGCACCCGCTGCAACTATGGCAATTCGCTGATCCTCCTCGACCGCATCTTTGGCACCTATCATGAGGGCGAAGCGGAGCTGGTCGGTCAGGACGAACGCCGCCGCCTGTCGATCTGGGAACAGACGATTTTCCCCTTCGAGCCGCTGATCGCGCGATACAAGGCGTACAAGGGTCCGGCGGAGACAAGTGGAGACAGCAGCACCCCTGCCAAGGCGGTGGTCGAACGGCCCATGTCGGAAGCCATAGAGAGCCCGATCGCGGCATGA
- a CDS encoding LysR family transcriptional regulator, whose amino-acid sequence MTDRGQLIDRKFASRVDWNLMRTFVDIVRAGGIGAAARQLNRQQPSISAALKRLEDHVGTTLLHRTATGVEMTAAGKALMALCEDMLESAQMVPHQIAQATKRVEGFVRIQIISGLMSPEFDEAIASFHRRNPAIHIEIRVSPWRQVLDALEQGEVEIGVGYDSNVRGSLMYVPLLVERQQLYCSRYSPYFGYRLSRLHDLKDEGFVLTGDDEIEAITHLRRRYRLGTQVSGLAEDINEAKRLIVQGVGIGFLPVLAAEQDVARERLWPILDADMEPSYDIFLLSRSEPARDTATQLFWDEVIRRLRAKT is encoded by the coding sequence ATGACGGACAGAGGACAGTTGATAGATCGGAAGTTCGCCAGCCGCGTGGACTGGAACCTGATGCGCACTTTCGTGGACATTGTCCGGGCCGGGGGCATTGGCGCGGCGGCCCGGCAACTCAATCGGCAGCAGCCCAGCATCAGCGCCGCGCTCAAGCGGCTCGAGGATCATGTCGGCACCACCCTTCTCCACCGTACCGCCACGGGCGTCGAGATGACAGCGGCGGGCAAGGCGTTGATGGCGCTTTGCGAAGACATGCTCGAATCGGCGCAGATGGTGCCACATCAGATCGCACAGGCGACGAAGCGAGTTGAAGGGTTCGTTCGCATCCAGATCATCTCCGGCCTCATGTCGCCCGAGTTTGACGAGGCGATTGCAAGCTTCCATCGGCGCAATCCCGCCATCCACATCGAGATCCGTGTGTCGCCATGGCGTCAGGTGCTCGATGCACTCGAACAGGGCGAGGTGGAGATCGGCGTCGGCTATGACAGCAATGTTCGGGGAAGCCTGATGTACGTGCCGTTGCTGGTGGAGCGACAGCAACTTTACTGCTCTCGCTACAGTCCCTATTTCGGCTATCGCCTCAGCCGCCTGCACGATCTGAAGGATGAAGGCTTCGTGCTGACGGGCGATGATGAGATCGAAGCGATCACGCATCTGCGTCGCCGCTACCGTCTGGGAACCCAGGTCAGCGGCCTTGCCGAAGACATTAATGAGGCGAAGCGGCTGATAGTCCAAGGGGTGGGCATCGGTTTCCTGCCCGTCCTGGCCGCCGAGCAGGATGTAGCCAGGGAGCGGCTCTGGCCCATCCTGGACGCAGATATGGAGCCGTCCTACGACATTTTCCTCCTCTCCCGTTCCGAGCCCGCAAGAGACACCGCGACCCAGCTTTTCTGGGATGAGGTCATCCGGCGTTTGCGGGCCAAGACATAG
- a CDS encoding isopenicillin N synthase family dioxygenase — translation MSSLPIIDISNLVSTSRDDRIAVAHALDRACAESGFLYISGKQLDWALFRRLHSRAIAYFALDQAAKMKSYIGRSQNHSGYVPVGEEQFGEGVGDLKEAYDVNCDYLHAEGRRPLLGPNLWPEMPGFRDDVMAYYAHVTDIGRQLFRAFALALGLDEDHFDAHRLNPPSQLRLIHYPRDDSAQDRPGIGAHTDYECFTLLFATAPGLQIVSRQGDWIDVPLIEGTMIMNIGDMMEILSNGRYLATRHRVKKVRQERYSFPMFHACDYDYVIAPLAGDEDTRYAPLQGGEHLFNQTAQTFAYLKRRIAAGSLVLSDAMPLHSFGQRDI, via the coding sequence ATGAGTTCGCTGCCCATCATCGATATATCCAATTTGGTAAGCACCTCGCGCGATGACCGGATCGCCGTAGCACATGCTCTCGATCGCGCCTGTGCGGAGTCGGGCTTCCTTTACATCAGCGGCAAACAGCTCGACTGGGCATTGTTTCGCAGATTGCACTCCCGGGCGATAGCGTATTTCGCGCTGGATCAGGCCGCCAAGATGAAAAGCTATATCGGCCGGTCGCAGAACCATAGCGGTTATGTGCCGGTCGGAGAGGAGCAGTTCGGCGAAGGCGTCGGCGACCTCAAGGAAGCCTATGACGTCAATTGCGACTATCTTCATGCCGAGGGGCGGCGGCCGCTGCTCGGCCCCAACCTCTGGCCGGAGATGCCAGGCTTCCGGGACGACGTCATGGCCTATTATGCCCATGTCACGGACATCGGACGTCAGCTATTCCGTGCCTTTGCACTGGCGCTGGGCCTGGATGAAGATCATTTCGACGCACACCGTTTAAATCCGCCGAGCCAGTTGCGCCTCATCCACTATCCTCGTGACGACAGTGCGCAGGACCGGCCTGGCATTGGCGCGCATACCGACTATGAATGCTTCACCTTGCTTTTCGCGACGGCGCCTGGATTGCAGATCGTCAGCAGGCAAGGGGATTGGATCGATGTGCCGTTGATCGAAGGCACGATGATCATGAACATTGGCGACATGATGGAAATCTTGTCCAATGGGCGATATCTGGCGACCAGGCACCGCGTGAAGAAGGTCCGGCAGGAACGCTATTCTTTCCCCATGTTCCACGCCTGCGATTATGACTATGTCATCGCCCCGTTGGCGGGCGACGAAGACACCCGTTACGCGCCGCTCCAAGGCGGTGAGCATCTTTTCAATCAGACCGCGCAGACATTCGCTTATCTGAAGCGTCGCATCGCGGCCGGTAGCCTTGTCCTGTCTGACGCCATGCCGCTCCATTCCTTTGGACAGCGGGACATATAG
- a CDS encoding sterol desaturase family protein, which translates to MDGVRVGKRLIGTQSPVTVGWENIPNVEGGPVKRFVFTCFQPAVLLALIAFWYYAPNSLAKASTAIGIGIAFKVLLLALEWVSPRHESWRLTWKELITDLFYVGLGYTLLNIVEHYIGADVVIEAVQQNFHWEKVAWFMGLPLLLQAFLISFIFDFGQYWMHRGMHNWYPLWLTHAPHHYITQLNINKGAVGNPVELFLIGIGIGGFFDFLPRAALLAGTLGLAVGTYQHINVRFNSPRWWRFLFNTTEHHSVHHSQDYEGSRSNYSSTWIIIDRMFGTCVDGEAELLGMEGGRRMSVGETMTFPFTEAWKTMKAKLRKDRFDGPAIVPAE; encoded by the coding sequence ATGGACGGAGTCCGCGTAGGTAAACGGCTGATAGGTACCCAATCCCCGGTTACAGTAGGGTGGGAAAACATCCCGAATGTAGAGGGCGGGCCGGTGAAACGCTTCGTCTTCACCTGCTTCCAGCCCGCGGTGCTGCTCGCGTTGATCGCCTTCTGGTATTATGCGCCGAACTCCCTGGCCAAGGCATCTACCGCCATCGGCATCGGCATCGCTTTCAAGGTACTGCTGCTGGCCCTGGAATGGGTCTCTCCGCGTCATGAGAGCTGGCGGCTGACCTGGAAGGAACTGATCACCGACCTCTTCTATGTAGGGCTGGGCTACACGCTGCTCAACATTGTCGAACACTATATCGGCGCTGACGTGGTGATCGAGGCTGTTCAGCAAAATTTCCATTGGGAAAAGGTCGCGTGGTTCATGGGCCTGCCGCTGCTGCTACAGGCGTTCCTGATCTCGTTCATCTTCGATTTCGGGCAATATTGGATGCATCGCGGAATGCATAACTGGTATCCGCTTTGGCTGACGCACGCGCCACACCATTACATCACGCAGCTTAATATAAACAAGGGAGCAGTCGGCAATCCGGTCGAACTATTCCTGATCGGGATCGGCATTGGCGGTTTCTTTGACTTCCTGCCCCGTGCGGCCTTGCTTGCAGGCACGCTGGGGCTTGCCGTCGGGACCTACCAGCACATCAACGTCCGCTTCAACTCCCCGCGCTGGTGGCGCTTCCTGTTCAACACGACCGAGCATCATAGCGTGCACCATTCCCAGGACTATGAGGGCAGCCGCAGCAATTATTCCAGCACCTGGATCATCATCGACCGCATGTTCGGCACCTGCGTGGACGGAGAAGCGGAGTTGTTGGGCATGGAGGGCGGTCGCAGGATGTCGGTCGGTGAAACCATGACCTTCCCCTTCACTGAAGCCTGGAAAACGATGAAGGCAAAGCTGCGTAAGGATCGCTTCGACGGGCCGGCAATAGTGCCCGCGGAATGA
- a CDS encoding NAD(P)-dependent oxidoreductase, giving the protein MLMSLYDIEQAQARLRRGVTRRGPPTACMLKGKTVGIIGFGDIARALPARLSGSRLALAGASRRLFLCRLI; this is encoded by the coding sequence ATGCTGATGTCGCTCTACGACATTGAACAAGCGCAGGCACGCTTGCGGCGCGGCGTGACACGCAGAGGCCCGCCCACCGCCTGCATGCTCAAGGGCAAGACGGTGGGGATCATCGGCTTCGGAGATATCGCTCGCGCTCTTCCCGCGCGGCTCAGCGGATCCCGCCTCGCTCTCGCGGGCGCTTCTAGGCGGCTTTTTCTCTGTCGCCTGATTTGA
- a CDS encoding SDR family NAD(P)-dependent oxidoreductase: protein MRIDGDVAAVVTGGASGLGEASARALAQVGARVAIFDMNEAVGEAVAREIGGIFCKVDVTSDEQVDAAFEKARAAHGQERVLINCAGIANGIKTASRSKGDGRTARFPMKDFERVIQINLLGTFRCIAASAQGMLDLEPLEDGERGVVICTASVAAQDGQMGQAAYSASKAGVLGMTLPIARDLMGEGIRINTILPGLFLTPMMRGLPENVQVALGASVPFPKRLGAPEEYAALALHMIGNNYLNGGSVRLDGAIRLAPR, encoded by the coding sequence ATGCGGATAGATGGTGATGTAGCTGCGGTGGTGACGGGCGGCGCCTCGGGCTTGGGAGAGGCAAGCGCGCGCGCATTGGCCCAAGTCGGCGCCCGGGTCGCCATCTTTGACATGAACGAAGCCGTCGGCGAAGCCGTGGCCCGCGAGATTGGCGGGATATTTTGCAAGGTCGATGTGACTTCTGACGAGCAAGTCGATGCAGCGTTCGAGAAGGCTCGTGCCGCCCATGGGCAAGAGCGCGTCCTCATCAACTGCGCTGGCATCGCCAATGGCATCAAGACGGCGTCGCGGAGCAAAGGCGACGGTCGCACGGCCCGCTTTCCCATGAAAGATTTTGAGCGGGTTATACAGATCAACCTGCTCGGAACCTTTCGCTGCATCGCCGCCTCAGCGCAGGGGATGCTGGATCTGGAGCCGCTGGAGGATGGTGAGCGCGGGGTGGTCATCTGCACGGCCAGCGTTGCGGCGCAGGATGGGCAGATGGGGCAAGCTGCCTATTCGGCTTCCAAGGCAGGGGTGCTGGGCATGACGCTGCCTATTGCGCGCGACCTGATGGGGGAGGGGATCAGGATCAACACGATCCTTCCAGGCCTTTTCTTGACCCCGATGATGCGCGGGCTGCCGGAGAATGTGCAGGTTGCGCTCGGCGCGTCGGTGCCTTTCCCCAAACGGCTGGGCGCGCCGGAGGAATATGCGGCGCTGGCGCTGCATATGATCGGCAACAATTATCTGAACGGCGGATCCGTCCGCCTCGACGGTGCGATCCGTCTGGCCCCCCGTTGA
- a CDS encoding acetyl-CoA C-acetyltransferase: MPGVYIFDAVRTPRGKGRPDGSLHEITALSLAAQVLRAIRDRNGLDTALVDDVIMGCVMPVGEQGSDIARIASLVAGYDQRVPGVQVNRFCASGLEACNMAAAKVALGEARFAIAGGVESMSRVALAADGGAMMVDPAFAFDHYYAPQGIGADMIATIHGFGREDVDAYAVESQRRAAVAWQEGRFARSIVPVLDQAGIVILDHDEHMRPQTDMGSLAKLKPAFVKMGEAGYDAVAQARYPEMGPINHVHHGGNSSGIVDGASAVLIGSKEAGEAAGLKPRAKILGTASIGSEPTIMLTGPEFVTRKLLDRLGMQRDDIDLFELNEAFAAVVLRYIQALDIDPGKINVNGGAIAMGHPLGATGGMILGTMLDELERSDKATALINLCVGAGMGTATVIERV, from the coding sequence ATGCCTGGTGTCTATATTTTCGATGCCGTCCGCACGCCGCGTGGGAAGGGCCGGCCGGATGGCTCGCTACATGAGATAACCGCGCTTTCGCTGGCCGCGCAGGTCTTGCGGGCCATCCGGGATCGCAATGGCCTCGACACCGCCTTGGTGGACGATGTGATCATGGGATGCGTGATGCCCGTCGGCGAACAGGGCAGTGATATCGCCCGTATCGCGTCCCTGGTCGCGGGTTATGACCAGCGCGTACCCGGCGTGCAGGTCAACCGCTTCTGCGCGTCGGGGCTGGAAGCGTGCAACATGGCGGCAGCCAAGGTTGCGCTAGGCGAGGCGCGTTTCGCCATTGCCGGAGGGGTGGAATCCATGTCGCGCGTCGCCCTTGCGGCCGATGGCGGCGCGATGATGGTCGATCCTGCTTTCGCCTTCGATCACTATTATGCGCCGCAGGGAATTGGCGCCGACATGATCGCGACCATTCACGGTTTCGGGCGGGAAGATGTCGATGCCTATGCCGTTGAAAGCCAGCGGCGTGCAGCCGTTGCATGGCAGGAGGGCCGCTTCGCGCGGTCGATCGTCCCGGTTCTGGATCAGGCGGGAATCGTCATCCTGGATCATGACGAACATATGCGCCCCCAGACGGATATGGGCTCGCTGGCCAAACTCAAACCCGCTTTCGTCAAAATGGGGGAGGCTGGTTATGATGCGGTGGCGCAGGCGCGCTATCCCGAAATGGGACCGATCAACCATGTTCATCATGGCGGCAATTCGTCCGGCATCGTCGATGGTGCGTCGGCCGTGCTGATCGGGTCGAAGGAAGCGGGCGAAGCGGCAGGGCTGAAACCGCGCGCAAAGATCCTCGGGACGGCTTCGATCGGGTCCGAGCCCACGATCATGCTCACCGGACCGGAGTTCGTGACGCGCAAACTGCTCGATCGGCTCGGCATGCAGCGGGACGACATCGACCTGTTCGAACTCAACGAAGCCTTCGCCGCGGTCGTGCTGCGCTACATCCAGGCGCTCGACATCGATCCGGGGAAGATCAACGTCAACGGCGGAGCAATCGCCATGGGCCATCCGCTGGGCGCAACCGGCGGCATGATCCTGGGAACGATGCTGGACGAACTGGAACGGTCGGACAAGGCGACGGCACTCATCAACCTCTGCGTCGGCGCGGGCATGGGCACTGCGACGGTCATCGAGCGCGTGTGA
- a CDS encoding enoyl-CoA hydratase-related protein encodes MENFTLQVGADGIAVVTFDMPGRSMNTISHAVQRDLALVAQTIQQDQRIVGAIFCSGKSSGFCAGADLNELQADIARWRKAKTQEELRAALMEASQFSGRIRDLETVGKPLVAMISGVALGGGLELALGCHFRIAVEDEGLQLGLPEATLGLMPGAGGTQRLLRLAGLNASLPYILDGKPMEIDDALALGVINEKASREQAFDRARQWIAEVGHSSAPWDEKGFRLPQGGPHTAAAYAIFGPALAARRGAERTNEADGNILKAIYEGSQVPIDAALRIESRYFLNTLRTAAAAQKVAAFLNRKKAPA; translated from the coding sequence ATGGAAAATTTCACCTTGCAAGTTGGTGCTGACGGCATTGCCGTCGTCACCTTCGACATGCCCGGCCGCTCGATGAACACGATCAGCCACGCGGTGCAACGGGATTTGGCCCTGGTGGCCCAAACCATCCAGCAGGATCAGCGGATTGTCGGAGCCATTTTCTGCTCGGGCAAGAGCAGCGGCTTCTGCGCGGGTGCGGACCTGAATGAACTGCAAGCTGATATCGCAAGGTGGCGTAAAGCGAAGACGCAGGAAGAATTACGGGCTGCCCTGATGGAAGCCAGCCAGTTCAGCGGCCGCATTCGCGACCTCGAAACCGTCGGCAAGCCTCTTGTCGCGATGATCAGTGGCGTGGCGCTCGGCGGCGGGCTAGAACTGGCACTGGGTTGCCACTTCCGGATTGCTGTGGAAGACGAAGGGCTGCAGTTGGGTCTGCCGGAAGCGACTCTTGGCCTGATGCCGGGCGCAGGTGGCACGCAACGATTGCTGCGTCTGGCCGGCTTGAATGCTTCGCTACCCTATATTCTTGACGGCAAGCCTATGGAGATTGACGATGCGCTCGCGCTCGGCGTGATCAACGAAAAGGCGAGCCGAGAACAGGCCTTCGATCGAGCCCGGCAATGGATAGCCGAGGTCGGCCACTCTTCAGCGCCCTGGGACGAGAAGGGCTTCCGCCTCCCGCAGGGGGGACCTCACACGGCGGCGGCCTACGCTATTTTCGGCCCCGCGCTTGCCGCGCGGCGAGGAGCCGAGCGGACGAATGAGGCGGACGGGAACATATTGAAGGCCATCTATGAAGGTTCACAGGTGCCGATTGATGCCGCGTTGCGGATCGAGAGCCGCTATTTCCTCAACACCTTGCGAACCGCAGCAGCCGCTCAAAAAGTCGCGGCATTCCTGAACCGTAAAAAGGCGCCTGCCTGA
- a CDS encoding AraC family transcriptional regulator yields the protein MQTGLSAWILAIVKALEDAAVDPAVLMSGIGMDPSRVGDLTHRYSQDQVTSLWIAAVEATGDANFGLKVARHIRPSTFHVVGYAMSCSATLRRAAERFAHSARLISDSAAVSFEREGDGYRFSVDLNTGGRPPIYQTIDTMLAGFFLLCEWILSAPITPIEVTFRHRKPIDDTPYHDVFRCPIRYGQSINSIFFPAEVLERRVPSANEELATMLDEMAAKYLVFRFANRFSRKVRDALVGQLANGEPSKQETARLLAMTDRTLLRRLREENTTFQEVLDRLREELAYDYLRRPELTVENIAYLLGFSSSSTFSRAFMRWTAQRPSAWREARSIEDRSLVEH from the coding sequence GTGCAGACCGGCCTCTCGGCTTGGATACTGGCGATCGTGAAGGCGCTTGAAGATGCCGCTGTTGATCCAGCAGTGCTGATGAGCGGCATTGGCATGGATCCCAGCCGTGTGGGCGACCTTACTCATCGATATTCACAAGATCAGGTGACCAGCCTGTGGATCGCAGCAGTCGAAGCGACCGGCGACGCCAATTTCGGATTGAAAGTCGCGCGCCATATCCGGCCCTCGACCTTCCACGTCGTTGGCTATGCCATGTCGTGCAGCGCCACCCTGCGCCGTGCGGCCGAGCGATTTGCTCATTCCGCGCGCCTTATTTCAGACTCCGCGGCGGTATCCTTCGAACGGGAAGGGGACGGGTACAGGTTTTCGGTCGACCTCAATACCGGTGGTCGCCCGCCCATCTACCAAACGATCGACACCATGCTGGCGGGATTCTTCCTGCTGTGCGAATGGATCCTGTCGGCGCCGATCACGCCGATTGAGGTGACGTTCCGCCATCGCAAGCCGATAGACGACACACCGTATCATGATGTCTTCCGCTGCCCCATTCGCTATGGCCAGTCGATCAACAGCATCTTCTTTCCGGCGGAGGTGCTGGAAAGGCGCGTCCCCTCGGCGAACGAGGAACTGGCGACGATGCTGGACGAAATGGCGGCCAAATATCTGGTCTTCCGGTTCGCTAACCGCTTTTCACGCAAAGTGCGGGATGCGCTCGTCGGGCAGTTGGCCAATGGTGAGCCCAGCAAACAGGAAACCGCTCGCCTGCTGGCCATGACCGACCGCACGCTGCTGCGCCGTCTGCGTGAGGAGAATACGACCTTCCAAGAGGTGCTGGACCGGCTGCGTGAAGAGCTGGCTTATGACTATCTGCGCCGTCCGGAGCTGACGGTGGAGAATATCGCCTATCTACTGGGGTTTTCGAGTAGCAGCACTTTTTCTCGCGCTTTCATGCGCTGGACGGCCCAGCGGCCGAGTGCATGGCGGGAAGCACGTTCTATCGAGGATCGCAGCCTCGTCGAGCACTGA
- a CDS encoding cytochrome c oxidase subunit 3 codes for MVDTASHRPRPVPGILTFIAADTANFILFFGYFMVERVAQPDLFAQSAKMLDSRLGLLNTAILITSGWLVALAVEAARMGDMSRVRRHLLSAIGIGLLFGIVKTVEYADKISHGLTPQTNAFFGFYYVFTGIHLLHYAIGIALLGATLVKARSSRARPGFLAWIEACGLFWHMVDLLWVFLFAMLYLQGVG; via the coding sequence ATGGTTGATACAGCCTCGCACCGCCCCCGGCCGGTTCCGGGCATATTGACCTTCATCGCGGCCGATACGGCCAACTTCATTCTCTTCTTCGGCTATTTCATGGTTGAGCGTGTGGCGCAGCCCGACTTGTTCGCGCAGTCAGCGAAGATGCTCGACAGCCGCTTGGGATTGTTGAACACCGCCATTTTGATCACCAGCGGCTGGCTAGTGGCACTGGCGGTGGAAGCGGCCCGGATGGGGGATATGAGCAGGGTGCGCCGGCATCTGCTGTCCGCGATCGGCATCGGCCTGCTGTTCGGGATCGTCAAGACGGTCGAATATGCCGACAAGATCTCCCATGGCCTGACACCGCAGACCAACGCCTTCTTCGGCTTTTATTATGTGTTCACCGGCATTCATCTGCTCCATTATGCTATCGGCATCGCCCTGCTCGGCGCGACCCTCGTCAAGGCGCGGTCCAGCCGAGCTCGGCCGGGATTTCTAGCCTGGATCGAGGCATGCGGACTGTTTTGGCACATGGTGGATCTTCTATGGGTGTTCCTGTTCGCGATGCTCTATTTGCAAGGTGTGGGATGA
- a CDS encoding cytochrome C oxidase subunit IV family protein, protein MIGRLGNTTVWALLMLATLAGFSGAGAHGWGFALVMLAAMAKAQLIVRQYMDLRSAPLAWRLVFDGLVGASGLTILGLHALA, encoded by the coding sequence ATGATAGGCAGACTTGGGAACACGACGGTCTGGGCATTGCTGATGCTGGCAACGCTGGCTGGGTTCAGCGGCGCGGGCGCCCATGGCTGGGGCTTTGCGCTCGTGATGCTCGCGGCCATGGCCAAGGCCCAGCTGATCGTGCGCCAATATATGGATCTGCGCTCAGCCCCACTGGCCTGGCGGCTCGTCTTCGACGGGCTCGTGGGCGCGAGCGGCCTCACCATATTGGGACTGCACGCCCTGGCATGA
- a CDS encoding SDR family NAD(P)-dependent oxidoreductase, giving the protein MFDLTGKAAIVTGAGSGIGAAIARRFRAAGAEVLVADINAQTQAQAEEWGCAFRPTDVGQPSETAALCEEAVSRFGKLDILVNNAGIAAAAPIANADEARSERFWRVHILGVQMGIKEAAARMGAGGAIVNISSITATRGFLQWGEYAATKAGIISLTQTAAVEYGPRGIRVNCVAPGIIDTPMAMDEAPDMVTRNANVFTLLGRIGRPEELAAAVHFMASDDASYVTGQTLLVDGGWSTGTSVKGIELALSTSG; this is encoded by the coding sequence ATGTTCGACCTGACCGGCAAGGCCGCAATCGTCACCGGCGCAGGATCGGGCATCGGTGCTGCTATCGCCCGCCGCTTTCGCGCAGCCGGCGCGGAGGTTCTGGTGGCGGACATCAACGCGCAGACGCAGGCGCAAGCCGAGGAATGGGGCTGCGCCTTCCGCCCCACCGATGTCGGCCAGCCGTCCGAGACGGCGGCTCTATGTGAGGAAGCAGTGTCGCGCTTCGGCAAGCTCGACATATTGGTCAATAATGCCGGCATCGCCGCCGCTGCGCCTATCGCCAACGCCGACGAAGCGCGTTCGGAGCGTTTCTGGCGCGTCCATATATTGGGCGTCCAGATGGGGATAAAGGAAGCGGCCGCGCGTATGGGGGCAGGTGGCGCCATCGTCAACATCTCGTCAATCACGGCAACGCGGGGCTTCCTGCAATGGGGCGAATATGCAGCGACCAAGGCGGGAATCATTTCGCTGACTCAGACCGCGGCTGTCGAATACGGCCCGCGGGGCATCCGGGTGAACTGCGTGGCGCCAGGGATCATCGACACGCCGATGGCGATGGACGAAGCACCCGACATGGTGACGCGCAACGCCAATGTGTTCACGCTGCTGGGCCGGATCGGCCGACCTGAGGAACTGGCGGCGGCCGTCCATTTCATGGCAAGCGACGATGCGAGCTATGTCACCGGTCAAACACTTTTAGTGGACGGGGGCTGGAGCACCGGCACCTCGGTCAAGGGTATCGAACTGGCGCTGTCGACCTCCGGCTGA
- a CDS encoding ester cyclase: MNLEWEQDWLEQFDNRLEELMANYPEQFEYEDLNFGVRIDNDRAKLRRWFTTFENSDPERSCHYFNAVRYHGDERGGCLEWTWEIHHRSDFMGLPAAGKTTCVQGMTIHAFKDGKIILERSLWDTAALMRQLGLQAPIEVEFH, translated from the coding sequence ATGAATCTGGAATGGGAACAGGATTGGCTGGAACAGTTCGACAATCGGCTGGAAGAGCTGATGGCCAATTATCCTGAACAATTTGAATATGAAGATCTGAACTTCGGCGTCCGGATCGACAATGATCGTGCCAAGTTGCGTCGCTGGTTTACGACGTTCGAAAATTCCGATCCGGAAAGGTCATGTCACTATTTCAACGCCGTCCGCTATCATGGCGACGAGAGAGGCGGCTGCCTTGAATGGACATGGGAAATCCATCACAGGTCCGACTTTATGGGCTTACCCGCCGCCGGCAAGACCACTTGCGTACAAGGCATGACCATCCATGCCTTCAAGGATGGCAAGATCATATTGGAGCGCAGCCTGTGGGACACCGCCGCGCTGATGCGCCAGCTGGGCCTTCAGGCTCCTATAGAAGTGGAGTTTCATTGA